The Diabrotica undecimpunctata isolate CICGRU chromosome 3, icDiaUnde3, whole genome shotgun sequence genome includes the window AGGTCGGATAAAGAGAAAAAGATGTAAGGTATGTTCAAAGAATAATTTAAGAAAAGACACGATATTTGAGTGCAGCTTCTGTCCTGAAAAACCTGGCCTTTGTGTTGGAAATTGTTTTGTACAGTATCATAATGataataatttgtaattattaatattattattgtaatatattttctattaaaatttcCAGTAAATGTTTCTTTTGACAATAATGAATTTCTgcaatttaaaaatcaaagacgCACATGTGAGTCACTTAGCATATGGATGAAACATTAATGATCTAGTGCTGACGACGCCTATGAGCGTCACgcgttaaaaaagacaaaatttagcAAAAACTTTATAAATGTATTCTGCCAACAAGAAACCAATTGCAGTTATAacgatttacaaaaaaaatactctCAGCACCTAGCAGTAGCATATCGTTAGGCTTTAAGCATGCGACGTGTTAAGCTTTGCTCAACATTTACCTTTTTTCCATAGGTATAGGTATATTGTCCCTGGAAGTTTTAGGCTGTAAAAGGTAGGTACTACTTAAAGATAGTTATCTGTGAGCAAtactaaatttatatatatatatatatatatatatatatatatatatatatatatatatatatatatatgtgaccaAATTGATagctctcaattaatggaaatcatccttgataATACCAAAGAAATCGGAGGCCCGCAACCACAAAATGAACATAGTAAACTGTGTGATAAAACTATGCTAATGCTAtgataaataatgctaaaacaaagaagggcaatgaaagtaagtagcaacataccaagaatacaatacacagaagtttgtaagacaataaggaaaagtattaaggaagacataagaaaatactggtagaaaatgcaatcgaaaacaggaaaaactataagaaaacaagaaaagtaTTAATCATTAAaggaagaagcaaatcgttgctctaacaaacgaaaacaccagaattacagacagaaatgaaataatagaaCTCGTAACTAAATTCTACAGTGAACTGTACAAAGCCCCCGACACACTTGAAGaagtaatcagtaaccaagaagatgtaccagaagtccttccggaagaagtagaatcgacaattgcaaaaatgaaaagcAGTAAAGCAGCTGAAATAGATGATATAACAGtcgaactgcttaaatacgctggcaataaaacctggaaaatcttagcaggcatatttacaaACTGCCTAAGATctagatgcataccagaccactggaatacataattctcattcataagaaaggtagcaaagaagatatcaaaaactacaaCCTATAAGTCTACTGCCAatcgtatacaagatattcacaatcatcaacaacagattaacaaacgcattagatgctgcacagccgagagaacaagctggcttcagaagtggattcagtactatagatcatattcatacaattcgagaactaatgagtagggctaaagaatataaaataccactagcattaaccttcatagatttcgagaaggctgtcgattctatatatcccaaggcagtaataaaAGATTTGTCCAACCAAGgtattgacaaaccgtacattgccacaaattggtcgcgtTGCTCCTGTAGTAATCCTTTCCCAAAGAATCGTATATACGGTGGCCTTTTATCTTAtgcacatattttattatattttttacctttgttgcgagctatgctgATACCTTCTACtcttattttactattaactcgcattaacctttttcttgttaTTTGAAACATTCTATACGTTTGgtattcctttcctcaggtagcttagcttcctccgtggatgtgttagttgttgctctggaaaccccAGAGTCTTCCAagattattgccacaaattggtggCATTGCTCCTGtggtgatcctttcccaagttaacatgctccttttctaactaaGCTGCAgcgtactgatgacgaccaatagtcagaaatacgtatatacggtggCCTTTTATCTTatacttattttattatatttttttcctttgttgcgagctatgccgataccttctacctttattttactattaactcacattaacctttttcttgttgtttaaaACGTTCTAAacatttggcattcctttcctcaggtagcttagctACAGAATAATaaaatcagaatgcccactctgcttgtcaagataagtacgcacatctcgttcgcgcagacggaattaGCCaggttttaaacggaaccagtgctgttcagagAAATTTTATCTGTTGTGCATAGAAAAACTAACCCGGtataatttatttacggcaaccatagacataatatgcactattttatttgtacttttagttgaagaatagattaaattatatatttcaaatttactaaattattaatctctaaaaatttaaattacagttctgtcggaGCTTGTCACAAATTTGTCAATTCGAGtttatgtttccgtttaaaatatacCGATggcgtgctgacacacttcaaaggcggcatctgagactGGGCATTGtgctgattgttatttattctgtggcttAGCTTCCTCCTTAACGATATTTTTTAAAGGATTGTACAAGCAACTAATCGATACACATATAAGAAGTTGAATACCTATATGTAGGTAGTCACGGTAAAAAAACTACACTTTGGATGAGTGGATGGATACAAATaccgaagaaataaaaacatttttggcCTATGTTGTGTCAATGGGATTGCAAATATTGCCAAAGTTGTGATCGTATTAATAAAGAatcatttacatttacatttttgaattattaCTTTACAATTTACACTTATTTTATAATGAAAAGCGTGATAAAAAATTTCGACTGTATAAACTATCACCTATTTTGGGGAAGCTGGAGATAAATATAAAAGAGTTCATCAAGCCACTAAAAAAAACTATTccatataaatgaatggatattGTGATGTGAAGCACAGTTGTATCACGCAGCCTAAAATATACTAAGGCAAGAGATGCAATGGTGCATTTCGTGGCGTCAGTAAGTTCAGTGTATGAGGTGCACACTTGCTTCTCGTAGCAGTTAACGTGTTAAGTACagatttttttcaatagtaatgTAACTTTTGATTTTTCTATACCAGGAACACTTTGGTCTGTAAGGTGCTCTATCCTTAAAAAAATGCGGATGTTCTGGAAATTTGCCCAGTAAGCTGAGTGGTTCACTTTGAAAATATGACAATCTCCAACATTTTCAGTGGATTCGCAGCCTGTAATGGAGAAATTATTAAAACTTGATCTCAGATACTAGTTTTAATACTCTACAATGTTATtcccaaaaaaattatttgatttacttCGATCACCCTACGTCAACCTTATCAACAAGTAAATCGTAATCCAAACACCGCCTTCAACATAAAAGTCTCTCAAACTTCAACTTATTAATTAGACACCACTCTGATTGTTCAATTATGGAATACTAAGGATTTAACAGTAAGCAATAATAATAAGAAGTTGTTGAAATATTGTAAGTATAATATCACAtcagtagtagtagtagttatacatcaaaatttaagatatattcATATATGAAGATATATTCATATATTCATATTTCGTTTAACGTATATCAAGAATAAAGTAATCCAGCACCCAGCTTAGTTTTTATTGTCAAGTAAATGATGTTTAGTTTCCCAATGGAAAAATCTTCagatcataataaaaaaaataaattctaaacTTTTTGCATCATCCTTGTATAGTTACCCAGCATGCGTTCTTTCAATTCTATAAAGGAGTCACATAAGAGAGATAGATATAGCAAGGACGCATAGAAAGAATCGAGATATAAAATTAAGAAGAACATTGTGCTGTCAAAAATAATTCTCAGAACTAAATGAACATAATTATTTCTCTTCCTCTTACATTTTTTGCAAGGAGGTATCAGCATCTGTTTCGTCCAGATCCtcattaaaatacataataaaaatgGGTTTTGGAGATTTAAAAACCGAAAAAGGTGTTAAGGAGCTTAACTCCTTTCTAGAAGACAAAAGTTATGTTGGAgggtaagtataaatttttaatctaTACGGTGTCTACATATAACCTAACTTTACACGTGTAGTTCAACGGTTTTATATATATTCTTTGGTTTTAATCTATTAAAATGTATTTCTAGCTATATCTTAAGCCAAGCCGATGTAGACGCTTTCAATCAGATTTCAAAAGCTCCAGCTGCCAATTTACCCCACGCTTTACGTTGGTATAATCACATCAAATCTTTCTCAGCTGACGAACTTAAACAGGCCGGAGTTTCAGGTAACCCCTTGAAATCTGCTCCTACCACCACAGCACCTGCAAaggatgatgacgatgatgatgtTGATCTATTTGCCTCTGACGAAGAAGAAGATGCAGAAGCAGCTAAAGTAAGTCTTTGTTAAAGTCTAAATAGATTTTTAAAAGCATATGTTATTAACTCATATTTGTTTTTATACAGCATTATACATAGTATCATCAGACTAATTcaatattgttttgtttttctttccttCATCAGTGATCTTTAATTTTCATTTCTTATCATGTAATTGATTTTTTCAGTTGGTTCTTAATAGCCATATTTCAGTTGTTTTAACACCCAGTCTGTTTTATTTTCTTCTGGCACTGTATGTGCTTAGCTGTTTCATTTGTCTGCTTCTGtgtattatatttc containing:
- the eEF1beta gene encoding probable elongation factor 1-beta; this encodes MGFGDLKTEKGVKELNSFLEDKSYVGGYILSQADVDAFNQISKAPAANLPHALRWYNHIKSFSADELKQAGVSGNPLKSAPTTTAPAKDDDDDDVDLFASDEEEDAEAAKVREERLKAYAEKKSKKPELIAKSSIVLDVKPWDDETDMKELEKVTRTIEMDGLVWGASKLMPVGYGINKLQIMCVVEDAKVSVDELVEKIQEFEDYVQSVDIAAFNKI